A stretch of DNA from Hippoglossus stenolepis isolate QCI-W04-F060 chromosome 16, HSTE1.2, whole genome shotgun sequence:
ACCTTTAATAAAAACGCAGAGAACAAATCCTTaggttaaaatgtaaataaaagcatTTCTTCCAGTCACGAGAACAGGCTTTGACAGGAGAGGGACATTGGCGTCTGCTCACCTTTGGACTCACAACTCGTCTCACTCCCACTTCAATGCCTCCAATAAAGTGAGGACCGGCCCAGTCTGCTCTGTCTGCTTCATCCTCCGCAGAAAACCTCACGTAGGCCACAGACTTATTATTCTCCGTGTTGGAGCCCTTGCTAATCTGTAATCCAAATCAAGATTAAATTTCATTTTGTGACAAATCTCATAGATCTTTATGatttatacaaaaatacagtAGTCACTTATAAAGCTGTATTTTCTTCAGTCCTCACCTTACACCTTGTGATGGTGCCCCATTCTCTAAAGTAAGCTTGTAGATATCCTTCATTCAAATACGGGTTCAGATCTTTTATAACCAGTCCGTGGTCCTGTTAAATTCCAGAAAATTACGAGAGTCATACATTTATACTGCAGCTTAggtcaaaaagaaagaaaaaagtgatgCTCCCTTCAGCCCAAGTTTAAGAATCAGAGAAATTGTTCACCAGTTCATAGTTTTCACCCAAAGCAGCCATGTATTTTTTTGGAAGACTGATGTACACTCTTTTTTGTGTTGCTTCCATGTTATCTGGAGGGAGTAGGAGAACATTAATGttgataataaaatgatttaaaggggacatagcatgcccattttaccacaagttgatatggttccttggggtcttaatgaaatgtctgtaacatactttggtcaaaataccacaaggatcatttaaaacagcaccctttttaccctgtataaaacagccctccacagagtgacctgttttgagtgcctgttcctttaaatgctaatgagccagctcccccctcccccctctccccccatgattttaaacgatataaattacatattttatatgatataaattatcaaatatgcatcccatactttgtattccccttctgttgtcctggagttttaattttcccaatcacataattaaatgtcccctctgcccatccactacaagcacacaagcagacagacagagagaaagagaggggtggggggctatgaagaccatcatttaccccgcacccgacattcaacgggtacaacaacaagcggagaaagcagaatcgcgggctgaccttatatatacagtctatggggctgaccagcgcggagaaatgctcgtcccgtgtgaacagccaggcggctgcgtgctggagaacggcgctgcgctgcctcgcagcggcacttccgcgtccggtgttaacccggcataactactgtaacccggcgtacagtagtgctgaacactgcggaagtcttccacactgctggctgtgtggcgctgacacaaattccagctcacgcacgggagagcggcggccgctcccgagcagctgctgcagcctcccagtcccaacgatccagacaaatgccacatgtgagtgaatcgcgggctgaccagcggagaaatgctcgtcccgtgtgaacagccaggcggctgcgtgcttgggaacggcgctgcgctgcctctcagcctcgctgcctccggtgtaaacccggcgtaacgagtgtggggagacgggggggggatgaggtgggggttgggccaagaccatgtagggagacttccagtaccttgttacgacacaaaacccaggaagctcaatcgagtcgctcaagcatgacgtttctgacttagaggaactataacatATAACaagagtgttttttccccagagtttttgggttggtagacatgccagatacccacattaacctgtagaagcactaacaaagtggaatttgcatgctatgccccctttaaataaaacaattatgagaagaatttgcaaaaaatagaaatttactttttcatttctgcaaatTAGGAACATGTTAATTAACAATCTGAGACTCTTTGCAGATGAGGAGTGAAATCAAGGATGTGTTTACTTACCAGAGTTCACTGAGCTGTTGATGTGAGTTGCACCTGCTCTACAGAGTAGACTGACTCCGTAACCTGCTGCAAAGTGCATTCATATAGTGTCGTTCTACGTCACCTCCTCGCTGGAAATTCTGTTGAAGTAATTTGAACCTGTGTTTTTGGGAAACAGCTGTAGGAGGCAGGTCAATTTTCAACAGTTGACAAATACACAGGTATGTGAATCCATATTATTTCCCCTTCCGATGGGTTAGTGTAACCACATAGTGTAATGTGGCAGACACATTTggaaatcacacacaaaaaaatctgaatcaacTCCACCAAAAATGTTTCAAGAGTAGTTATTATTAAGAGTGGTTATTATTACATCAGATAAATTATCCAGAACACTTGTAGTATTTTGGTCAGTcggataaaagaaacaatgttTCTAATTTCCCAAAAGCACTTCAAGATGGTCACTCAAATAAcagtacatttattttgtctttgtacacaacacatttaatatcataattctgcatatacagtatacaaacagtatatataaaacaacaaccATCTTGGCAGAGATGGGATCAGAGCTGTCACTGATGTTCAGCCACAAcctgaaaaataagaaaaacgtATATGTGAGGTCCTTAAAACAGTGAAACGATACATTGCaaccacaataaaataaacagcaatgACACCACCCACCTTATCTATGAGAAACCAGACTATTCTGTTCACAAGTCGCTTGCAGTCTGGTGATAAGGAACTTTTTGTCCTTACCCTCCTGTATATaagagcaaaacacacacacaatatacacTGTAATCAATATCAATGTGCCATGCAGCTGTCATGCATTTTTAGCAATGCTAGCACAGAGGAGTGATTTGTCAAGATTATGTTGACGTTGGTGgggattttaaacattaaacatgttggcattgtcactgtgagcatgttagcattatTGCTACAGCCTCACATAGTGCTAGCACGGCTCTCGACTCATAGCattgtttaaagaaaatgatcatGCCTACGTTTTCTATTTGACTTTCTAACCGactgatgattttcttttggcCATCAACAACTTGGGCGTGAAAGTATATCACCAATCTGAAACAACAGCAAGCACAAGGGATCCATTTAGACTCAAAGAGCATAATTATAGATACTTTTTACACTCTGTCACAAGTGTTAAATGTTTCAAGGTTGCAGATTCTCAATATTACCATCACAATGCATTCAAAATTCTAGATACAGTCGCCTGATGCTACATTTTAATCTCAACTTCTATGCAAGGAGAATCTTAGGCTCTGCTAGCAGCATTAAATAAGCAAAACCTACATATCAAACTATGATATGGCGAAAGAAGTGATTGGGGAAACTGGACGGTGTCACCACTCACAAGAAGACTCCACTGGCGAGGAATAAGAAAACTGGGTTCTCCACCAAAGAGTTATAGACCCAGCTGAGCCCTGACAAGACTGGGTGGGCGTTCTTCAGCCCCTGGCCCCACTGGCTCCCCGACTGAAACATTGTGTCGAGATTCCTGAAAGGTCCGCACCCGGATGAGGGTTTAATCCTGTAGATTTAAACAAGAGAATATACACTGCAGTCTTGGGCAGCAACACactgacataaaaaaacatggttggCAATGGTTATTCCACTCTTCATGGTGTCAACAAGTCTAAAAAGAGCAGTGCATTTGTTATGGTGCGCAGCCTCATGCCCATTTATTTCTACTGTAggtacatacatttttaaaaagactatagtctgacattttggtaaaactattcctttaaggaATAcattgcaacattttcatttaaaaaataattactttaAACAGCTTGGTGCTGTAGATATAAgcagacattttctttacactttGTTAAACATTGAGAGACAGGGcattttttggacattttcactgatacCTCAGAAGATAGTTCATGGACCatgatataaaaaaactaaacaggcTTGTTAAGGGGACTGCTAATTATGAGTGCGTGCAAGTTGGTCAAGACAATACCTGTCAGTGTTAAacatctttctttgtttctgtcttttcatcttttacCAGCAAGAAAAGCAGAGAATCCTCAGCCTGCGTCAATGGTAGTGTTGtgtattaaatgttttaccGTCAGCGTGTATTTAGGGAAGTATGTGCTGCTGAAGACGTGGAATTCCGTGGAAGATGTGTCTTTTGTGTTGAAACTTTGCGAGCAGATGCAAATTTCACTCACTTCCAAATCGTATAAGAGACAGACACGGCAGCGCTGACAAATGACGGGAAACACAACATGGTAATGAACAGTGTTGTCATCTGACTGGCCCTCCAGGGCTTTCTGGGGGCCTGACAGTTTACCATCAGACTGCTCTGTCGAAGAAAGCAGACAAAGAACATTGTTTGTTATATCAGACACAGCGTGCAACTGTGAGTCAAACTTGTTCAACTGACCTTCTTGATGTAAAACAGCACAAGCAGTTTTATAATTTGCACTGCGGGTAGAAGTGGAGCAAACAGCACCCCGATCCTGGGAAGAACAGAAGACCAGTTAATGTTTAACTCACCTTTCCTATGAATTGAAATGCTTTCCAAAATGTGGTGAAATGCTGTGTATTCACCAAGTAAGAGTTTGTCCATAAATGAGCTCCATCACATTACGAGCAATGTCAAACACTGGCTTTCTGTCCCTTCCCCGCACTTGCTTGGAAAAGAGCCTGGAGAGAAGATAGCGGTTAGCTCGACTGAGACCAGTGCTTTCAGAAAAGTATGGTACATGACTTGCGGGTAAAGCACCAACTTGCCTCCACAGGAACTctcccagaaaggtgtaaagcAACGTGAAGATAAAGTCCATCAGGAGCAAGCGGTACACTTCCTGACCCACAATGTCCTCCCAGCACTGTGGACAGCAGACACacataaatgtgaaaaaacaacaaaaagtggATTCAAGTTCGTTTCACCAAATTGTAAGTAGAGCGATATCTGCGTTTATCTTTGtagatatgaacatttttattttacagaataaacaatgcagaaatgaTGAATTTATGTTAACAATTTACGTTAAAATTGTTTATAGTCTGGAATCAAGacctatatatttgtttgtatttgtgttttctttttatttattgttatttataaaaaaaaagtttatggTTGAACTGCAACATGTCAAGACTCAACAATATTTCTTTGTTGTaatttgataatgacatctttcccaataaaaaaaatatatatatcaatcaatcaaatttaaatttttttgccCATATTAACaatcacaatttatctcataGTGCTTAACTAGGGGCGACATCCTGTGCCCTTAACCCTCAGTTaaaagtaaggaaaaactaccaaaaccACCCAATtttaccagaaaaaaaacaaacaaacatagaaacCACAGAGAGCCACATGTAAGGGTTGACCTCCATTGTGTCTTAACAACATTCTTTCCACCACTCCAAACTATAATTATGACAGTTTTTAACAAGAGACTCTTTTAACCTGGGAATTCTGCCTTCCTGGTTCCACAGAAATTCTCCCCAGCCAGTGGTAACACAGCATTCCAACAATAGTGATCTTCAACAACAGGTTCCTGAGAAAAATATGTTGAAACAACATAGTTTCCATTTGACAAAAGCAGCTTAAGGTTTCACTAAACACATACAAGATGTGAtcattttatgtaattttataAATCTAAATAGTACTTGTTTTCTtatcatttctgtatttatatgaacTTTTATAGAATTTAATTAAATGCAGTACAGTCCCTGACAAAAGTCTTGTCACTTATCCATTTTGTAGAAACAACAGCTTATAACCTGACTTTTAATTTATCCATTGGTTTTAGAAATGGCTCATATGAAAGCTAAAACCCTCCcaaattatgtttaatataCTAAAATAAATTTGCTTCACTGAAGAAAGATTGATCATTTAATGAACACAGAAAGGTCAGATTTTGGCAAGACAAAAGTTTTGTCGCCTACAGAGAGTAATGTGAAAATTGAACaaataatttacttcaaatacaaaaatatgttgcatAACATCAGTGAATTAAGTAGTGGTGCTGTGAGATCCATATTTAATATCTTGTATGACTTCCATGAGCTTGAAGGACTGCATCCATGCGGTTCGACAATGATTCATACAATTTATTGATGAAGTCATCAGGAATAGCAAAGAAAGCAGTCTTACATGCCTCCCAGAGTTCATCAAGATTCTTTGGTTTCGTCTTCCatgcttcctctttcattctacCCCAGACATGCTCAATGATGTTCATGTCTGGTGACTGGGCTGGCCAGTCCTGGAGCACCTTGATCTTCTTCGCCTTGAGGAACTTTGATGTAGAGATGGAAGTATGCGATGGAGCACCATCCTGCTGCAAAATTTGACCCCTTGTATGGTTGGGAATGTAAGAGGTAGCTAATACTTCTTGATATTTTAGGCTATTGATATTGCCTTCCACCCTGCAAATCTCTCGCACACCCCCATACTGGATGTAACCCCAGACCATGATTTTTCCGCCACCAAACTTAACTGTTTTCTGGGTGAATCTCGGATCCATGCGGGCTCCAGTAGGTCTCCTGCAATATTTGCGGCGGCTGTGATGTAATTCAACCGAAGATTCATCTGAGAAATCCACCTTCTGCCACTTTTCCAGCGTCCATCCTTTTAGCAGGCTATGGGCCTTGGCAAATGCCACACGTTTTTTTAATTGCCTTTTGTTTAGTGCTGGTTTCTGGGCACTGATTCGACCATGGAGGCCATTTCGAGACAGAATTCTACAAACTGTCCTGGTTGACACGGGGACTTGAGGTGACCAGGCCTGGTGgagctctgctgcagtggaaaaggggctggCCTTGGATTTTCGAGCCAACAAACGGTCCTCCCGAGCAGTTGTCTTGCGGGGTCTGCCGGACCTGGGCTTGTCAAAAACATCTCCAGTCtcttcaaatctttttcttattctttgtaCTTGACGCTGAGACACATTGAAGGTGTCAGCCACCTCAGCAGTGGATCTggtcttcagcctcttgataaTCAACGCTTTGGTCTCAGGGTGAATCTTAGGCATGTTGTCAGAGGTCAAGTTGCAGTTGATGTGAAGGTCTGGTGTGCTGGGGTTCTTTTTATACACACCCACTAATTGATTGATCAATTATTGATCACAGGTGAGGCTGTAATCTAGGATTGGGTGCATCATATGACAAGGCGACAAGACTTTTGTCTTTGCAAAAACTGACTCAGTGGGCTTTACCAAGCTGTGAACGTTAGAATGCTTTTCAGCAGTTTCGTTTGGcaccaaaacattatttcaaaagctGTTGGGATTGAAATTAGCCATTTCTTGTAAAAAAAttgattacaaatatatttgaggGGCACTTAAGGTCAACTTGTACCCAAGCGACAAGACTTTGTCAGGGACTGTATATATTCACGTTATTTGAGATTATCTTTCATAATGGCATTGTACCTTTATTTACCTGACTGGAGCACATTTTCAGTGTAGCcacactttcttttattttatctataaCAATATTACATTTGTAAATCCAATATCAATATATGGGCTCAGTGGTGTGGGGTGTATATGCTGTCATGttccaaaatgtgtttgtcctcCTAGGAGGGTTTTATGGGtatcatgattaaaaaaatttgTATCCACTTGCTatatcattaaaaatatattacgaGAATACTTCAGCAGTTCCTTTGACTCCCAATTTGTATTAGGAGACAGATCCCAATTACCAAAGATATCAAATGGACTTCATAAGTAATTATAGGGCTTGGAGTTAAATCTTCCAGAATTATATTTATCCACTAAAAGCTCCAAATGAAAATACCAAGTAAATAGCTTGTTGCCATCGTTTGGTTTATCTTTATTCAAAAcctgtgaaaagagaaaactgtctctgtaaataaaataataagaataataaagaaCATTTGAAAGTACTTGTTTCTGTTAAAAGATGAACGTCTAGTGCGTTATGACTGATTGTGAgttatttgtagttttttaacCCATGGTTCTTTCTCACCTAAAGATGGAAACATGGACACAGACACTGGGTGAGTCGTGTTTCTCGACCCACGCACACAGGTTGAAGAGGCCCGGGAGGAGCAGGTTGATGCCCGACACCACTGCAGGCAAGAGCAGCACCTCAGTGTCTCCGTCGGTTGCAATGGTGGCCTGtgaagaaacagagaaatcaCAGTGACGGCTGCAGACCAACCCCTTGTGAGGGAAAAGTAAAGTTGAATCAACCTTTTTGCCAGGATTtgaattgattgattcattgattggtTCCAACTTTGCTTTTCCTGCTAAGAGGAGTCAAAATGGCTACTGTGGAAAAGGTATTTGAATCTGCTTCACATAGGCAATGAGCGATGAATGCTCAGAATGGTGTTAGCAAGCTTTACCTGTTTACCTGTCACATCATGTTAAGCCTGTTGCAAGGAAATCTCTACCTCAGAGC
This window harbors:
- the LOC118123088 gene encoding heterogeneous nuclear ribonucleoproteins A1 homolog, translated to MHFAAGYGVSLLCRAGATHINSSVNSDNMEATQKRVYISLPKKYMAALGENYELDHGLVIKDLNPYLNEGYLQAYFREWGTITRCKISKGSNTENNKSVAYVRFSAEDEADRADWAGPHFIGGIEVGVRRVVSPKMEEDESDAEITAASSRPRPRRSMGLGYILEDAQWLDDELEEE